From a region of the Aeoliella mucimassa genome:
- a CDS encoding amidophosphoribosyltransferase codes for MADLRIASAPSANGTDPSMSELHHECGIAAIYHLPSDEPSPLCPMQGPDAVSRLMPRMLLDIQNRGQLSAGMTSYSPTRQQLIDTYRELGSVSEVFRLSHRGKSEALMKEYEGCAAIGHVRYATCGTEDRSYAQPFERHHLQKRKWFSFCFNGQLANYSELREALLADDDHHLARTTDTEIMMHEISREMSGDLRPSMVEVMRSVSKRFDGAYSIAMINALGEMLVARDPLGVKPVSYAIQGPLFAAASESVALLNLGFEPDNIHSLEPGEMITISKGEIKIERFAESPRRAHCFFEWIYFANVASNIDGRSVYLSRKTLGEELAKLEDVTIDDNTIVVPVPDTSKGAADAMAYQLGVPSVEGLIRNRYSGRTFIESGAGRKDKAASKYTPLSEVLEGKRVLLVEDSIVRSTTMRVLLDKIREIGKAAELHVRVACPPIVAPCFYGIDMSTINELFAPEFMREGAELEEIYAEMARELGADSLRYLPVDSIARAVARPQSDLCQACITGDYPTPAGQQLYDIALSNVGNGSTARTYESAQAQA; via the coding sequence ATGGCCGACCTCCGAATCGCTTCGGCCCCCTCTGCGAATGGAACCGACCCGTCGATGAGCGAACTACACCATGAGTGCGGCATTGCCGCGATCTACCACCTGCCGTCCGACGAGCCGAGCCCGCTCTGCCCCATGCAGGGACCGGATGCCGTATCGCGGTTGATGCCGCGGATGCTGCTCGACATCCAGAACCGGGGACAACTCTCCGCTGGCATGACCAGCTACTCCCCGACTCGGCAGCAGCTGATCGACACTTACCGCGAATTGGGCAGCGTGTCGGAGGTGTTCCGTCTGAGCCACCGCGGCAAGTCGGAAGCCCTGATGAAAGAATACGAAGGCTGCGCAGCGATCGGCCATGTTCGCTACGCGACCTGTGGCACCGAGGATCGCAGCTACGCCCAGCCGTTCGAGCGGCACCACCTGCAGAAACGTAAGTGGTTCAGCTTCTGCTTTAACGGGCAGCTGGCCAACTACAGCGAGCTTCGCGAAGCACTGCTCGCCGACGACGATCATCATCTCGCACGGACCACCGACACCGAGATTATGATGCACGAGATTAGCCGCGAAATGTCGGGCGATCTGCGTCCCTCTATGGTCGAGGTGATGCGGAGCGTTTCCAAGCGTTTCGACGGCGCGTACAGCATCGCGATGATCAACGCCTTGGGCGAGATGCTCGTCGCCCGCGATCCGCTCGGCGTGAAACCCGTGAGCTACGCGATCCAGGGCCCCCTGTTCGCGGCCGCGAGCGAAAGCGTCGCCCTGCTGAATCTGGGTTTCGAGCCCGACAATATTCACTCGCTCGAACCGGGGGAGATGATCACCATCAGCAAAGGCGAGATCAAGATCGAACGATTCGCCGAATCGCCACGGCGAGCGCATTGCTTCTTCGAGTGGATCTACTTTGCCAACGTGGCCAGCAACATCGATGGCCGCAGCGTGTACCTGTCGCGCAAGACCCTCGGTGAGGAATTGGCCAAGCTGGAAGACGTAACGATCGACGACAACACGATCGTGGTGCCGGTGCCGGACACCAGCAAAGGGGCCGCGGATGCCATGGCCTACCAGCTCGGCGTGCCGAGCGTCGAGGGGCTGATTCGCAACCGCTACTCGGGGCGCACGTTCATCGAAAGTGGTGCTGGTCGTAAGGATAAGGCCGCGTCGAAGTACACGCCGCTTTCCGAGGTGCTCGAAGGCAAGCGAGTGCTGCTGGTGGAGGACTCCATCGTCCGCTCGACCACCATGCGAGTGCTGCTGGATAAGATTCGCGAAATCGGTAAGGCCGCTGAACTGCATGTGCGAGTCGCCTGCCCGCCGATCGTGGCCCCCTGCTTTTACGGCATCGACATGTCGACCATCAACGAATTATTTGCTCCGGAGTTCATGCGCGAAGGGGCAGAGCTAGAAGAGATATACGCCGAGATGGCTCGCGAGCTGGGAGCGGACTCGCTGCGTTACCTGCCGGTCGACTCGATCGCCCGCGCGGTCGCCCGCCCGCAAAGCGACCTTTGCCAGGCCTGCATCACCGGCGATTATCCCACGCCGGCTGGTCAGCAGCTCTACGACATCGCCCTGTCGAATGTCGGCAACGGTTCGACGGCCCGAACCTACGAGAGCGCCCAAGCCCAGGCCTAG
- a CDS encoding glycerophosphodiester phosphodiesterase, which yields MINWRWLNVLVLVVGGMWMNTASGQWIVAHRGASYAAPENTLASFQLAWDEGADGVEGDFYLTSDGEIVCIHDKDTKRTAGKKLVVAESTLAELQQLDVGSWKDPKYAGERIPTLEQVLAIVPEGKRMVIELKIGPEIVEPLAKVLAESKVPREMITIIAFDADTVKACKQTLPDLRTHWLTSYRDQKDGTWKPTLAEVSETLAETGADGLGSQCKQAVFDAEFIQALKGQGLKEFHVWTVDDVEIARYYAKQGALGITTNRPGWLREQLQLTPAK from the coding sequence ATGATCAACTGGCGATGGCTGAACGTACTGGTACTTGTTGTGGGGGGCATGTGGATGAACACCGCCTCGGGGCAATGGATCGTGGCCCATCGCGGCGCATCGTACGCCGCCCCGGAGAACACCCTGGCGTCGTTCCAGCTGGCCTGGGATGAGGGGGCCGACGGAGTCGAAGGCGACTTCTACCTGACCTCCGACGGGGAGATCGTGTGCATTCACGATAAGGACACCAAGCGAACCGCTGGTAAGAAGCTGGTGGTTGCCGAGTCGACCCTGGCCGAACTGCAGCAGCTCGATGTCGGCAGCTGGAAAGATCCCAAGTACGCTGGCGAACGCATTCCCACGCTTGAGCAGGTGCTGGCAATCGTGCCCGAAGGCAAACGCATGGTAATCGAGTTGAAGATCGGTCCGGAGATCGTCGAGCCGCTCGCCAAGGTGCTGGCCGAAAGCAAAGTGCCTCGCGAGATGATTACGATTATCGCCTTCGACGCCGACACGGTGAAAGCCTGCAAGCAAACCCTGCCCGACCTCCGCACTCACTGGCTTACCAGCTACCGCGACCAGAAGGATGGTACCTGGAAGCCGACCCTCGCCGAGGTAAGCGAAACCCTCGCGGAGACCGGTGCGGATGGTCTAGGAAGCCAGTGCAAGCAAGCGGTGTTCGACGCCGAGTTCATTCAAGCCCTTAAAGGGCAGGGGCTCAAGGAGTTTCACGTTTGGACCGTGGACGACGTCGAGATTGCCCGCTATTACGCCAAGCAGGGAGCGCTCGGCATAACGACCAACCGCCCTGGTTGGTTGCGAGAGCAACTGCAGCTGACCCCCGCAAAGTAA
- a CDS encoding DEAD/DEAH box helicase has translation MTLPRDRQTQVVPFALSLTNLPAEGETPQIRSQAISANLAEAVTLPLETAKVKVKSFRFTHSEPLRKREPGEGPPPPARKRSSKCTRIRAPRDVVRLQDRLSYLLQPPLESLLADELVELPFTPFEYQLDGIAFLFPRHHAVLADEMGLGKTMQAVTTSRLLIRSQQVRRMLLVCPKPLVTNWQREFALWAPEIPVTAMLGSVAKREFLWRQHPVVALVNYETLVRDEPLIESLGLEFDLVVLDESQRIKNRSGTTNQVVRKLIRQRSWALTGTPIENSTDDLVGIFDFASPGHLRPGMKPREMSRAVSDVVLRRTKDMVMQDMPPRLIRDSEIDLTPEQWETYQRAESDGVVELGDLGESITLQHVFQLVLRLKQICNFDPVTGQSSKRDQLIAELEECAASGRKAILFSQWVDTIEKLADSLADFHPVQYHGKVPHAKRDGVIEQFRNDPKCSIILMSYGAGSVGLNLQFASYVFLFDRWWNPAVEDQAINRAHRIGCAGPVTVTRFLAAGTIEQRIDQILREKRDLFDSVFNNGSGSPRNLSLSREELFSLFNLQTPEGRMKAA, from the coding sequence ATGACCTTGCCGCGTGATCGCCAAACGCAGGTGGTGCCATTCGCCCTGTCGCTAACCAATCTGCCGGCCGAGGGGGAGACTCCGCAGATTCGCAGCCAGGCGATCTCGGCCAACCTGGCCGAAGCGGTGACGCTGCCGCTCGAAACGGCCAAGGTGAAGGTCAAAAGCTTTCGGTTCACCCACAGCGAGCCGCTGAGGAAACGCGAGCCAGGCGAGGGGCCACCGCCACCAGCCCGCAAGCGGTCATCTAAGTGCACGCGCATTCGTGCACCCCGCGACGTGGTCCGCCTACAAGATCGGCTAAGCTACCTGCTGCAACCGCCGCTTGAGTCGCTGCTGGCCGACGAACTGGTGGAGCTGCCATTCACGCCGTTTGAGTATCAGCTCGATGGCATTGCTTTCCTGTTCCCACGACATCACGCGGTGCTGGCCGACGAAATGGGCTTGGGCAAGACCATGCAGGCGGTCACCACCTCGCGACTGCTGATCCGCAGCCAGCAGGTGCGGCGGATGCTGCTGGTGTGCCCCAAACCGCTGGTGACCAACTGGCAGCGAGAGTTTGCGTTGTGGGCGCCGGAGATTCCGGTGACCGCCATGCTGGGATCGGTCGCCAAACGCGAGTTTCTCTGGCGGCAGCACCCAGTCGTGGCACTGGTGAACTACGAAACGCTGGTCCGCGACGAGCCGTTGATCGAGTCGCTGGGGCTGGAGTTCGATTTGGTGGTGCTCGACGAGTCGCAACGCATCAAGAATCGCAGCGGCACTACCAATCAGGTGGTCCGCAAGCTCATTCGCCAACGGAGTTGGGCCCTCACCGGCACGCCGATTGAGAATAGCACCGACGACCTGGTGGGCATTTTCGATTTCGCCTCGCCCGGCCACCTACGGCCTGGCATGAAGCCGCGCGAGATGAGCCGCGCGGTCTCCGACGTTGTGCTCCGCCGCACCAAAGACATGGTGATGCAGGACATGCCGCCGCGGTTGATCCGCGACTCGGAGATTGACCTCACGCCTGAACAATGGGAAACGTACCAGCGGGCCGAGTCGGACGGCGTTGTCGAGCTGGGTGACCTGGGCGAATCGATCACGCTGCAGCACGTGTTTCAACTGGTACTACGGCTCAAACAGATTTGTAACTTCGACCCGGTCACAGGTCAGAGCAGCAAACGAGATCAATTAATCGCAGAGCTCGAAGAGTGCGCAGCCAGCGGCCGCAAGGCGATTCTATTCAGCCAATGGGTCGACACCATCGAGAAGCTGGCCGACTCGCTGGCCGATTTCCATCCCGTGCAGTACCACGGCAAGGTGCCGCACGCCAAACGTGACGGCGTGATCGAGCAGTTTCGCAACGACCCGAAGTGCAGCATCATTCTCATGAGCTACGGCGCCGGCAGCGTAGGGCTCAACCTGCAGTTTGCCAGTTACGTGTTCCTGTTCGACCGATGGTGGAACCCGGCAGTCGAAGACCAGGCGATCAACCGCGCCCACCGTATCGGCTGCGCGGGGCCGGTCACGGTCACGCGATTCCTGGCCGCTGGCACCATCGAGCAGCGCATCGACCAGATTTTGCGAGAGAAGCGAGACCTGTTCGATTCGGTGTTCAACAACGGCAGCGGCTCGCCGCGCAACCTGAGCCTGTCGCGCGAGGAACTCTTCTCGCTCTTCAACCTGCAGACGCCCGAAGGTCGGATGAAAGCGGCTTAG
- a CDS encoding TFIIB-type zinc ribbon-containing protein — protein MNCPTCYLPLVTEALHGQQVDRCANCGGRWLDHAELGAIVRHVAPADDLSDAEPCTTEELACPHCESRLEPFEYAHDSGVTIHKCRACEGVWLTAGQLTQLVRYRQGTPAEQRLSQAIGDQMQTTARWQFARGLLRSRVLSGLVVALWLCSRLSRFDVPWNYRYQGLYAILLLGFIWFPDAFSNMRYARWGQVRPRVSSTAPSDMVAIAGWLLLLSLLFRAWMFPSTVPWWRVH, from the coding sequence ATGAATTGCCCCACGTGCTATCTACCGCTTGTGACCGAAGCCTTGCATGGGCAGCAGGTCGATCGCTGCGCGAACTGCGGTGGGCGGTGGCTCGATCACGCGGAGCTTGGAGCAATCGTCCGTCACGTGGCCCCGGCCGACGACTTGTCGGACGCTGAGCCTTGCACCACCGAGGAGTTGGCGTGCCCGCACTGCGAGAGTCGACTCGAGCCATTCGAGTACGCCCACGACTCCGGTGTGACGATTCACAAGTGTCGAGCATGCGAGGGTGTTTGGCTTACCGCAGGGCAACTGACGCAACTCGTCCGCTACCGCCAGGGGACGCCCGCCGAACAGCGTCTGAGCCAGGCGATCGGCGACCAGATGCAAACCACCGCCCGCTGGCAATTCGCCCGCGGCTTGCTCCGATCGCGGGTGTTAAGCGGATTGGTGGTGGCTCTTTGGCTGTGCTCACGGCTGAGCAGATTCGACGTGCCTTGGAACTATCGATACCAAGGCCTCTACGCCATCTTGTTGTTAGGTTTCATATGGTTCCCGGATGCCTTCAGCAATATGCGATATGCCCGCTGGGGCCAGGTGCGACCTCGCGTGAGCTCCACCGCGCCAAGCGATATGGTCGCAATAGCTGGCTGGCTGCTATTACTCTCCCTGCTCTTCAGGGCTTGGATGTTTCCCAGCACGGTGCCTTGGTGGCGGGTGCATTGA
- a CDS encoding BON domain-containing protein — protein MMQFSMKKMLVVVFLCAYVLAAYSRGNYLHGSGGATLYVFVALLMTLLFARAVWRKPVERVWLVLLTVFAIPVSLAFAYPALINPQCQYFIDQQATEHQARQELAALFADDPAFSNLGVSTVQVKGVNVMITGSVPTESDLERLMCRVQEECDCYEMCGILWEVKVDKERESLTTQ, from the coding sequence GTGATGCAATTCTCGATGAAGAAAATGCTGGTCGTGGTCTTCCTGTGTGCGTACGTCTTGGCTGCTTACAGTCGAGGCAACTACTTGCATGGAAGTGGCGGAGCAACACTCTACGTGTTCGTCGCCTTGCTCATGACACTACTCTTCGCTCGGGCGGTCTGGCGGAAACCTGTCGAACGTGTCTGGCTTGTGTTGCTCACGGTGTTTGCGATTCCGGTATCGCTGGCGTTTGCCTATCCCGCACTCATCAACCCACAATGCCAGTACTTCATCGACCAACAAGCAACCGAACACCAGGCCCGGCAGGAACTAGCAGCCCTGTTTGCCGACGACCCTGCGTTCAGCAACTTGGGTGTCTCGACCGTGCAGGTGAAGGGGGTGAACGTCATGATTACGGGAAGCGTACCGACCGAATCGGACCTGGAGCGGTTGATGTGTCGAGTGCAAGAGGAGTGCGATTGCTACGAGATGTGCGGGATTCTTTGGGAAGTGAAAGTCGACAAGGAACGAGAATCACTAACGACCCAATAA
- a CDS encoding sulfatase-like hydrolase/transferase, with protein MVSCAFRSTTVLLLVVFVAQARAEQPNVLFILTDDQSFDAVHALGWQTVETPNLDRLIERGTTFTHAYNMGSWSGAVCVASRTMLFTGQTVWHAQRDVPKLNAKYVDTRNSWPQRMSDAGYRTGMTGKWHVAVQADSVFHEVRHVRPGMPRDKAKMYNRPHPGEPDPFDPADKSAGGYWQGGKHWSEVVADDAIAMLDSPEGDDRPFFLYTAFNAPHDPRQSPTEFLARYPREQMDVPNSFLPEYPFAEAMGAGRGLRDERLAPFPRTEYAIRAHRAEYAAIITHLDVQIGRLLDALEAKGLDENTRIVFTSDHGLAIGRHGLLGKQNMYDHSVRMPLVIAGPGIAAGEQIDQRVYMQDVVPTTLHWAGASTAGIEFQSLMPLVAGETDSARPSIYGGYLNRQRMITSGDWKLIVYPQANAVRLYNLADDPEERHDLSGESEYRSQVEELLEKLRKLQQTLDDPLELPAELLSATQPQ; from the coding sequence ATGGTCTCATGTGCGTTTCGCTCTACCACCGTGTTGTTGCTCGTTGTGTTCGTCGCTCAAGCTCGTGCTGAGCAGCCGAACGTGCTGTTCATTCTTACCGACGATCAGTCGTTCGACGCGGTGCATGCGCTCGGGTGGCAGACCGTGGAGACTCCGAATCTCGATCGCCTGATCGAGCGCGGCACCACATTTACTCATGCCTATAACATGGGTAGCTGGAGCGGAGCGGTTTGCGTGGCGAGTCGCACCATGCTGTTCACGGGGCAAACCGTGTGGCACGCTCAGCGCGATGTGCCGAAGCTCAATGCCAAGTACGTCGACACTCGAAACTCGTGGCCCCAGCGGATGAGCGACGCTGGCTATCGCACCGGAATGACCGGCAAATGGCACGTTGCGGTTCAAGCCGACTCGGTGTTCCACGAAGTCCGGCACGTTCGGCCCGGCATGCCGAGGGACAAAGCGAAGATGTACAATCGCCCGCACCCCGGCGAGCCCGACCCGTTCGACCCTGCCGACAAATCGGCGGGCGGCTACTGGCAAGGTGGCAAGCACTGGAGCGAAGTGGTCGCCGACGATGCGATTGCCATGCTCGATTCGCCAGAGGGAGACGACCGGCCCTTCTTCCTGTACACCGCGTTCAACGCCCCGCATGACCCACGGCAATCGCCGACCGAGTTCCTGGCCCGCTACCCTCGTGAGCAGATGGACGTGCCGAATAGCTTTTTGCCAGAGTACCCGTTTGCCGAAGCCATGGGGGCTGGCCGCGGGCTGCGCGACGAGCGGCTCGCTCCGTTCCCTCGAACCGAGTATGCCATTCGAGCGCACCGCGCCGAGTACGCGGCCATCATCACTCACCTCGACGTGCAGATCGGTCGCCTGCTCGACGCCCTCGAGGCTAAGGGGCTGGATGAGAACACGCGAATTGTATTCACTTCCGACCACGGCCTGGCCATCGGCAGGCATGGGCTGCTCGGCAAACAGAACATGTACGACCACAGTGTCCGCATGCCGCTGGTGATCGCGGGCCCGGGCATTGCTGCTGGCGAGCAAATCGACCAGCGGGTCTACATGCAGGACGTAGTGCCTACCACGCTGCATTGGGCCGGGGCCAGCACCGCTGGCATCGAATTCCAGTCGCTCATGCCGCTCGTGGCCGGCGAGACCGACTCCGCCCGCCCTTCGATCTACGGCGGGTATCTGAATCGGCAGCGGATGATTACCTCCGGCGACTGGAAGCTCATCGTCTACCCGCAAGCCAATGCGGTGCGGCTCTACAATCTGGCCGACGATCCGGAGGAACGACATGATCTTTCTGGCGAATCGGAGTACCGCAGCCAGGTGGAGGAGCTGCTCGAGAAACTCCGCAAGTTGCAGCAAACCCTCGACGATCCGCTCGAGTTACCCGCCGAATTGCTGTCGGCAACGCAACCGCAATAG
- a CDS encoding sugar phosphate isomerase/epimerase family protein has protein sequence MSEKWPLGVFASIDAGLGVDLNVAKELGVTTVHLHTPHAESRTPERIAEFRQRLDDLGIRVTCVFAGFEGESYADIPTVEKTVGLVPKETRAARTAELMEIAKFAHAMGVDTVGLHLGFVPHDTSDPDFAELVGITRDLCDQCAGDGQNVHLETGQEPADVLEGFLTTVDRSNLYINFDPANMILYGCGEPLPAVEQLGRFVRSVHCKDATWSDKPGETWGCETPLGEGDVDFRKFLAVLDKIGYTGPLTIEREIPQEPERQKAEIGGALDLLKSIKADYGL, from the coding sequence ATGAGCGAAAAGTGGCCACTGGGTGTATTCGCAAGTATCGACGCCGGTCTGGGGGTCGACCTCAATGTTGCCAAAGAGCTGGGGGTTACCACGGTTCATCTGCATACGCCTCACGCCGAATCACGGACTCCGGAGCGGATAGCTGAGTTTCGCCAGCGTCTCGACGACCTGGGCATTCGAGTGACCTGCGTGTTTGCCGGCTTCGAAGGCGAGAGCTACGCCGATATTCCCACGGTTGAGAAGACCGTCGGCCTCGTGCCGAAGGAAACCCGGGCAGCTCGCACCGCTGAACTGATGGAGATCGCCAAGTTCGCCCATGCGATGGGAGTCGACACGGTCGGCTTGCACCTTGGATTTGTTCCCCACGATACCTCGGATCCCGATTTCGCAGAGCTGGTCGGCATTACCCGCGATCTGTGCGACCAATGCGCCGGCGACGGGCAAAACGTGCATCTCGAAACCGGCCAAGAACCGGCCGACGTGCTCGAAGGCTTTCTGACCACGGTCGATCGGTCGAACCTTTACATCAATTTCGACCCGGCCAACATGATTCTCTACGGCTGTGGCGAGCCATTGCCTGCGGTCGAGCAGCTGGGCCGCTTTGTGCGGAGCGTCCACTGCAAGGATGCGACCTGGAGCGATAAGCCAGGCGAGACCTGGGGCTGCGAGACTCCCCTGGGCGAAGGGGATGTCGATTTCCGAAAATTCCTCGCGGTACTCGACAAAATCGGCTACACCGGTCCGCTCACCATCGAGCGGGAGATTCCGCAGGAGCCGGAACGTCAGAAAGCCGAAATCGGCGGTGCGCTCGATCTGCTCAAATCGATCAAAGCCGACTACGGTTTATAG
- a CDS encoding alpha/beta hydrolase family protein: MRVRTLTLANLTFLGCLTLWGLAPAVAQEGEPAAPPAAEAPEQAEQPEQPEAPPAEEPKAEPQPETPQPEQPKAEEPKPEEPKTETPAEEPKAETPAEPAQPEEGMKQESAPEEPKAEEPKAEEPKAEEPKAEEPKAEEPKAEEPKAEEPKTEQPPAEEPKAEEPPAELPAEVTLTKYVTLPMVGIYGRATVHIDPVDSAIAHGTFTMPKPGDDLTAGDGREVKWREATSADDGLLSTRSIRGGYACAEFESPVAGVMLLEATGHATVYVNGLPVAGDPYAYGDFKVPVEVVKGINTFVFHVAQGELRAKLVRPETKVALSSSRHTLPSLVKSEKATKVWAAVTVANQQGEPLASAKLEAQLDGQPASSTSIAWLDAASLRGCPVEIEVPAGLDKSVAELTLRVKQGDQVLAEQQYELAVVKADALQTHTYRSRVDGSVQSYVVVPATTTSATTQTVSNNDKGNSALAAIVALHTDGMTAQDYAGLFRAKTWAHLIVPSGRGMYPLDWEDWSRIDASEALADARTKWDIDDERIYASGHGMGGHGALVLATTEPDTFAGVATTAAWPSLWTYGGGMPDYRDPSPVQEMLLRAASPSDTLAHLKNLTGSGVYLAHGADDDQIDPGQSRLVAKELANWHNDFAFHELSGKGNWWGPETVDSAEAMQFLAARQRDSSKVTKVILTTADLGTVATSHWLTIAAQQEQFAESSIEIELKQQPLAFVGTTKNVKRITIDKSAVPPRKPFVVRLDDTKSVPFAGMPASGQVWLEKVGDQWMRRTSPKDSDKSPQRYGGMKQVFDHNVLLVYGTIGNDEENAWSRAKAHYDAETFAYRAGGALEVIPDTEFNADTTKDRNVVIYGNVDSNRAWAMLMSSSPVQVRRGRLTFGIRPEQGDDLGLIVVRPRSGSNTRLVAAVSGTGAKGMRLTNRLRYFWAGVAYPDWLLLGPQALENGDPSIRAAGYFGEDWDVEEADVAWRDLAL, from the coding sequence ATGCGCGTACGCACCCTGACGCTGGCAAATCTCACGTTCCTCGGCTGTCTGACCCTGTGGGGGCTGGCACCCGCTGTTGCGCAGGAGGGGGAGCCCGCGGCTCCGCCGGCGGCCGAAGCACCGGAACAAGCGGAGCAGCCCGAGCAACCCGAAGCCCCACCAGCCGAAGAGCCGAAAGCCGAGCCGCAGCCGGAAACTCCCCAGCCCGAGCAGCCGAAGGCGGAAGAGCCGAAGCCTGAGGAACCAAAAACTGAGACTCCGGCGGAAGAACCCAAGGCGGAGACTCCTGCCGAACCGGCCCAGCCCGAAGAGGGGATGAAGCAAGAGTCGGCTCCCGAAGAACCAAAAGCCGAAGAACCAAAAGCCGAAGAACCAAAAGCCGAAGAACCAAAGGCTGAAGAACCAAAGGCTGAAGAACCAAAGGCTGAAGAACCAAAGGCTGAAGAGCCCAAGACGGAGCAACCTCCCGCTGAGGAACCAAAAGCAGAAGAACCTCCTGCCGAACTGCCGGCTGAGGTCACGCTGACCAAGTACGTCACGCTGCCGATGGTAGGCATCTACGGTCGGGCGACGGTGCACATCGACCCGGTTGATTCGGCCATCGCTCATGGCACCTTCACGATGCCGAAGCCTGGCGACGACCTCACCGCAGGCGATGGTCGCGAGGTGAAATGGCGCGAGGCCACTTCGGCCGACGATGGGCTGCTGTCGACTCGCTCGATCCGCGGCGGCTACGCATGTGCCGAGTTCGAATCACCGGTCGCAGGTGTCATGCTGCTCGAAGCAACCGGGCATGCGACCGTCTACGTGAACGGCCTGCCGGTGGCTGGCGACCCTTACGCTTATGGCGACTTCAAGGTGCCGGTCGAAGTCGTAAAAGGCATCAACACGTTTGTGTTCCATGTGGCCCAAGGCGAACTGCGAGCCAAGCTCGTGCGGCCCGAAACCAAGGTGGCCTTGTCGTCGTCGCGACATACGTTGCCGTCGCTGGTGAAGAGCGAGAAGGCTACCAAAGTGTGGGCTGCGGTCACCGTTGCCAACCAGCAGGGCGAACCCCTCGCCAGCGCCAAGCTCGAAGCCCAACTCGACGGGCAGCCAGCTTCCAGCACCTCGATTGCCTGGCTCGATGCGGCCAGTTTGCGGGGCTGCCCGGTGGAGATCGAAGTGCCTGCGGGGCTCGATAAAAGCGTGGCCGAACTCACCCTTCGCGTGAAGCAGGGGGACCAGGTTTTGGCCGAACAGCAATACGAACTGGCGGTCGTGAAGGCCGACGCATTGCAAACCCACACCTATCGCAGCCGAGTGGATGGCAGCGTGCAGTCGTACGTTGTCGTGCCAGCGACGACCACGTCGGCCACCACGCAAACCGTATCGAACAACGACAAGGGCAATTCGGCCCTGGCCGCGATTGTTGCCTTGCACACCGACGGCATGACCGCCCAAGACTACGCGGGACTCTTCCGGGCGAAGACGTGGGCGCACCTGATCGTCCCCAGCGGCCGCGGCATGTACCCCCTCGACTGGGAAGACTGGTCGCGGATCGACGCCAGCGAAGCATTGGCCGACGCCCGCACGAAGTGGGACATCGACGACGAACGAATCTACGCTAGCGGGCATGGCATGGGAGGGCATGGCGCACTAGTGCTGGCCACGACCGAGCCCGATACCTTCGCCGGCGTGGCGACCACCGCCGCCTGGCCGAGCCTCTGGACCTACGGCGGTGGCATGCCCGACTACCGCGATCCTTCGCCGGTTCAGGAAATGCTACTAAGGGCGGCTTCGCCGAGCGATACGCTGGCCCACTTGAAAAACCTGACCGGCAGTGGAGTCTATCTGGCTCACGGCGCGGACGACGATCAGATCGATCCCGGTCAAAGCCGACTCGTCGCAAAAGAGCTGGCCAACTGGCACAACGATTTTGCGTTCCACGAACTCTCGGGCAAAGGCAACTGGTGGGGTCCCGAAACGGTCGACTCGGCCGAAGCGATGCAGTTTCTCGCCGCGCGGCAACGCGATAGTTCGAAGGTTACCAAGGTAATACTCACCACGGCCGACCTCGGCACGGTTGCCACCAGCCACTGGCTGACGATCGCCGCCCAACAAGAGCAGTTCGCCGAGAGCAGTATCGAGATTGAACTGAAGCAACAACCGCTGGCGTTTGTCGGCACAACGAAGAACGTTAAACGCATCACGATCGATAAGTCGGCTGTTCCGCCGCGGAAGCCGTTTGTCGTGCGACTCGACGATACGAAGTCGGTACCGTTTGCTGGCATGCCCGCCAGCGGCCAGGTATGGCTCGAGAAGGTCGGCGACCAATGGATGCGGCGCACCTCGCCGAAAGACTCGGACAAGTCGCCCCAGCGCTATGGCGGCATGAAGCAAGTGTTCGATCATAACGTGCTGCTGGTGTATGGCACCATTGGCAACGACGAGGAAAACGCTTGGTCGCGGGCCAAAGCGCACTACGACGCCGAGACGTTCGCCTACCGCGCTGGGGGAGCCCTCGAAGTGATTCCCGACACCGAGTTCAATGCCGATACCACCAAGGACCGCAACGTGGTGATCTATGGCAACGTCGATTCGAATCGCGCCTGGGCGATGCTCATGTCGAGCTCGCCAGTGCAGGTGCGACGCGGCCGCCTGACGTTTGGCATCCGCCCCGAGCAGGGGGATGACCTCGGTCTGATCGTCGTGCGTCCCCGCAGCGGCAGCAACACTCGGCTGGTAGCCGCCGTGAGCGGCACCGGTGCGAAAGGCATGCGACTCACCAACCGGCTGCGATACTTCTGGGCCGGCGTGGCCTATCCCGATTGGCTATTGCTGGGGCCCCAAGCTCTAGAGAATGGCGACCCCAGCATTCGTGCCGCGGGTTACTTCGGTGAAGACTGGGACGTGGAAGAAGCCGACGTCGCCTGGCGCGACCTGGCCCTGTAA